The Pseudomonadota bacterium genome includes the window TATTACTGATTTTTGCTTTTCCTATTATATTTCTGACAGGATGTGCCACAATCCAAAAGGCAGATATCCAGCCGGTTCCAGCAGAAAAACCTCAAGTAAGCAAAACTATCGCCGCTGAGCAACCCGGCAAAAGGCACCTCAAGAAAAAAGTGGCAATAGCACGGTTCTCAAATGAGACTGTTTACGGGCAAGGATTCTGGGTAGACGAAAACAAAGACCGCATAGGAAAGCAGGCTTCAGATATTCTGTCCACGAAACTTGCCGCAACAGATAGATTTATATTATTGGAACGTACTGATATTGACAAGATATATAAAGAGATGAATCTGGGAAGTCTGTCAAAACTCAATATCTCGGCAGATTACTTGATAATCGGTTCTGTTTCAGAATTTGGCAGAAAGACCGTCAGCGATGTAGGGGTCTTCAGTCGTGTGAAGAAACAGGAAGCACGTGCAAAGGTAAATATACGCCTTGTTGAGGTAAAGACAGGGCAGATCATCTATTCTGAAGAAGGTGAAGGTGAGGCTTTCTCCGAAGCTGGAACGGTAATGGGGGTTGGTGACCGAGCAGGATATGATTCGACGCTCAACGATAAGGCTATCGGAGCCGCCATTTCAAAACTCGTAAGCAACGTAATTGAGAACTTGCTCCATAATCCATGGAGATCATATATCCTTGCGTACGAAAATAACAGTTACATTATTGCAGGTGGTAAATCACAGGGTATAAACATTAATGATACATTTGGGGTTTACAAAAGGGGCAAGGCAATTCGTAACCCACAAACCGGTATGATGGTTGAGCTTCCGGCCCAGTTAATAGGAAAAATAAGGGTTGCTTCATTAACGGGAAGTGATCCGAATAATGAAATCAGCATCTGCAATGTTGATGTAGGCAGCATACCAAAAACAGATTTTGAAGAATATTATATTCAAGAACTGTGAACCAAGAGGGGGAGATATAATGAAAAAGTTCTATTTATTTATTTTTTGTGTAATGCTTTTGTTTTCATGTGGATACCAAACAGGAGTAATTCAAAAAGCAGAGAAAGGATACATTCAGTTTTCGGGCAGTTGGGAATCGGATGAGGTAGCAGTCAAAATCGATGACAGAGAACCTTTTAAACCAAAACCTTCCGATACGAATACCCTGTTTGAAATAACACCTGGTAAACATTTAATAAAAGTTTTGAGGAATGACAAAATTGTTGTTGACCGTGTGATTTTTTTAGAAAGTCAGGCAACGTTTGAGGTTAAAATACCATGAAAAAATACGTTCTACTAATTCTGATATCAATATTGTTGGTTGGATGTGTGACAACCCAGAATAGACCCGAATATGCATGGGGAGACTATTCGTCTTCGCTTTATGGCTCAAAAAAAACACCCACCGATGAAAGCCTGAAGAATCATAAAGAACTTCTCCTTTCTATTATGGAAGAATCGAAAACTAAGAACTATAGAGTTCCACCTGGAGTTTTTTGTGAATACGGCTATATCCTCCTAAAAGAAGGAAAGAAGGAAGAGGCCTTTACTTATTTTGATTTGGAAGAGCAAACCTATCCAGAGTCCAGAGTGTTTATTCAAAACCTCAAAACATATGCGTCAAAATCTTCAAAAAAAGATGATACTCCGAAAAAAGACAATAATGGAGGTAGTGATAGCCAAGACAGTAAAGATAAGGCTGCAAACACAGATAGCAAATAAGAGGGGGGTATATGAAAAAAACAGCAGGATATATTGCAATATTTGTTGTACTGGTGATACTGATAGGCGCTTGTGTTCCAGTTATAACAAAGGTTGCCAAAAAGGATGCTTTTCCTGAGATGTATAACGAACGTCCTCTCTCAATTTTAGTTCTGCCTCCTATAAATGTGACAACAGCCGCCGATGCTAAAGAATTCTACCTCACAACGGTTGCAGAACCCATGTCATATGCAGGTTATTATGTTTTTCCTATAGAGGTAACCAATGACATCTTAAAATCGGTTGGCTTGCATGACACTGAAATAGTAGGTGAAGAACACCTTCAGAAATTTAAAGAGTTCTTCGGGGCTGATGCGGTTTTGTTCGTTAAAATTGTAAAGTGGGATACAAACTATTCTATTTTAGCCGGAAATGTGACTGTTGGAATAGAGTGTACACTCAAGTCAACCACAACAAATAATGACTTGTGGCAATACAAAGGCACGGTTGTAATAAATACAACCGCTCAGTCAAGCGGAGGACACCCTCTTGTTGGTTTAATTGTTCAAATTATAGCAACTGCCATAACAACAGCTTCGACCGATTATGTCCCTATTGCCCGGAGAGTAAATTATATGGTTATCGGGAGTATGCCTTATGGTAAATATCATCCCAGTTTCGACACAGACAGGGAGGTGGAAATAATTCAAGGAGATATGCGTGGTTTCAAGTAGACAGATCAGATAATAATGATTCGCGTGCATGTGTCGTTACAGCGTTAGCTGATTTTATAAGTTATACTCCATTTCATGTGGTAACAGTTTCATTCTGCAGTATGCCCCAATGCTTGACTTGTAGGTGATATACGTACCACCGTGATGCTATTTGTTA containing:
- a CDS encoding curli production assembly protein CsgG is translated as MKRECYVTTLLLIFAFPIIFLTGCATIQKADIQPVPAEKPQVSKTIAAEQPGKRHLKKKVAIARFSNETVYGQGFWVDENKDRIGKQASDILSTKLAATDRFILLERTDIDKIYKEMNLGSLSKLNISADYLIIGSVSEFGRKTVSDVGVFSRVKKQEARAKVNIRLVEVKTGQIIYSEEGEGEAFSEAGTVMGVGDRAGYDSTLNDKAIGAAISKLVSNVIENLLHNPWRSYILAYENNSYIIAGGKSQGININDTFGVYKRGKAIRNPQTGMMVELPAQLIGKIRVASLTGSDPNNEISICNVDVGSIPKTDFEEYYIQEL
- a CDS encoding DUF4810 domain-containing protein, which translates into the protein MKKYVLLILISILLVGCVTTQNRPEYAWGDYSSSLYGSKKTPTDESLKNHKELLLSIMEESKTKNYRVPPGVFCEYGYILLKEGKKEEAFTYFDLEEQTYPESRVFIQNLKTYASKSSKKDDTPKKDNNGGSDSQDSKDKAANTDSK
- a CDS encoding DUF799 family lipoprotein, translated to MKKTAGYIAIFVVLVILIGACVPVITKVAKKDAFPEMYNERPLSILVLPPINVTTAADAKEFYLTTVAEPMSYAGYYVFPIEVTNDILKSVGLHDTEIVGEEHLQKFKEFFGADAVLFVKIVKWDTNYSILAGNVTVGIECTLKSTTTNNDLWQYKGTVVINTTAQSSGGHPLVGLIVQIIATAITTASTDYVPIARRVNYMVIGSMPYGKYHPSFDTDREVEIIQGDMRGFK